Below is a window of Clostridium sp. JN-1 DNA.
AATATAGGTTTAGCTTCCGTAAGTCCTTTTTTATAAGCTATTGAAGCTGCAACTTTAAAAGCCATTTCAGATGAATCAACCGAATGGTAAGAGCCATCATGAAGTGTAGCCTTTAATCCTATAACTGGATATCCTGCAAGTACCCCATGCTTCACACAATCTTTTAGTCCTTTCTCAACTGCTGGTATATACTGTCTTGGAACAACTCCCCCTACTACTTTATCCACAAACATCAAATCTGTCTCACCATCGCATCTAGGTTCAAACTTGATTACAACATCACCATATTGACCATGTCCGCCGGACTGCTTTTTATGTTTTCCTTGAACATCTGAGGTCTTTTTGATAGTTTCTCTATAAGGAATTTTTGGTACCTGCAGTTCAACGTCTGTTCCAAACTTTGTTTTAAGTTTGGATGCTATTACATCTAAGTGAGTTTCTCCAAGCCCAGAAATTATAGTTTCAGCATTTTCTACATCTTGTGACACTTTAAATGTTGGATCTTCATCCATAAGCTTATTTAAGCCATTTGATATTCTATCCTCATCATTTTTAGATTTAGGTAATACTGCCATTGACATTACAGATTCAGGAAATTCAACTTTGTCGAATATTATAGACATATCTCTAGAACATAATGTATCCCCAGTTGTCGTAAATTGTAATTTTGAAACAGCACCTATATCTCCTGCTGTAATTTCACTAGTTGGTATCTGTTGTTTTCCTTTTAAGTAATACATACTTCCTATTTTTTCATTTTTATCCTTTTGAGAATTATATACAACCGAGTCTGATGTCATTTTGCCCGTCATTACCCTGAAGAGAGATAACTTACCAACGAAAGGATCTGCTATAGTTTTAAATACAAAAGCAGATAGTGGAGATTTATCATCTATCTTGACTTCTAACCTAGAATCATCCTTAGCATACCTTGCCCCTAAACTTGCTGACTTTTCGGGAGAAGGAAAACATTCAACTATATCCTCGAGAAGGGTTTCAATCCCAATAATCTTTACTGCTGATCCACACATAACTGGAGCTATATCACCTTGAGCACATCCATTTATGAGTCCATTATATATTTCATCATCACTTAATTCTCCATCATTAAAATACTTGTCAAGTAATTCTTCATCTGTCTCTGCTACAGCTTCTACTATCATGTTTTTGCATTCTTCAACTTTTGAAATAAGCTCCTCAGGTATTTCAACTTCTTTCATTGATTTAGTTTTGTAATCGAAAATTCTAGCCTTACCAGATATTACATTTACTACACCTTTAAAGTTTTCCTCATTTCCTATAGGATATTGTACAGGGACAACTGACATTCCAAACTTGTCATTTAATCCTTTAAATACTTTATCAAAATTAGAATTTTCTCTATCAAGTTTATTTATATAAAATGCTCGTGGAAGTTTACATTTATTTATATATTCCCATGACTTCTCAGTGCCTACTTGTATTCCTGATACGCCTGACGTAACGATTACAGCTACATCTACAGCCTTAAGTCCTTCATAAACTTCTCCAATAAAATCAAAATACCCTGGCATATCAACTAAATTAATTTTTACACTATTCCATTCACAAGGTATTATGGATGTATTTATAGAAATTGTTCTCTTTTTTTCTTCTGCATCATAATCACTAATAGTATTGCCATCTTCAACTCTACCAAATCTATCTGTACCTTTTGTGTAATAAAGTATTGATTCTGTTAAAGTAGTTTTTCCTGAACCACTATGACCTATTATACCTATATTTCTTAGATTTTTAGTTGCATAATTTTTCATAAGTAATTCCTCCTCTCACTTTCACTTAAATATATAATTCTACTTCAACTTTAAAAATCCTCTTAAGTTAATTAAATTTTCTAAATACTTTAATTAGGGTAATATTTACATAAATAGAGAACAGAAAACATAAAAACAGATGACAGAGGACAATTGACAGAGTTGGAATTTGTTATTTAGTTAAGAACTATTACTTCTTAACTCAACGATAAATTTTGCTTTATATATTAGATTATATTGATTAAACCGTAAAAATAAAAGCTATAAAATTAAGTACTCTTTCTTAATTCTACAGCTACATATATCAACTTTTACAAAAAATAAAAATGGCTCCGCGAAAAGGATTCGAACCTTCAACCCTTCGGTTAACAGCCGAATGCTCCACCGTTGAGCTATCGCGGAACAATATGTTTTACACCTGGCAGCGACCTACTCTCCCGCAGGGTCTCCCCTGAAGTACCATCGGCACTGTAAAGCTTAACCTACCTGTTCGGTATGGGAAGGAGTGTTACCTTTACGTCATAACCACCAGATCTATTTAAAAATTGCTATAAGCTTCACAATACTGCTTCAAAATTCTCCTTGCGGTGCTCATTTACATTATAGTAAACTCCGCTCCTCACTCAAATTTTTCATTGTCTTGCTCGCTTCTATCAATTTTTATTGCTAATTGATACATATTGCATATTGTGTATATCATTTTTATTGAGAAATTGTTCTCTCAAAATTGCACAGTTAAGTTAAAAGTCAAATTAAATGATTTAAGTTAATTTGGTCAAGCCCTCGACCTATTAGTATCAGTCAGCTGAATATGTTGCCATGCTTACACCTCTGACCTATCAACCTTGTGTTCTTCAAGGGGTCTTACTAGCTTGTGCTATGGGAAATCTAATCTTGAGGTGGGCTTCACGCTTAGATGCTTTCAGCGTTTATCCCGTCCCGACATAGCTACCCAGCCGTGCTCCTGGCGGAACAACTGGTACACCAGAGGTCAGTCCATCCCGGTCCTCTCGTACTAAGGACAGCTCCTCTCAAATTTCCTGCGCCCGCAGCGGATAGGGACCGAACTGTCTCACGACGTTCTGAACCCAGCTCGCGTGCCGCTTTAATGGGCGAACGGCCCAACCCTTGGGACCTACTTCAGCCCCAGGATGCGACGAGCCGACATCGAGGTGCCAAACCTCCCCGTCGATGTGGACTCTTGGGGGAGATCAGCCTGTTATCCCCGAGGTAGCTTTTATCCGTTGAGCGATGGCCCTCCCACGAGGTACCACCGGATCACTAAGCCCGACTTTCGTCCCTGCTCCACCTGTATGTGTCGCAGTCAGGCTCCCTTCTGCCTTTGCACTCTTCGAACGATTTCTAACCGTTCTGAGGGAACCTTTGGACGCCTCCGTTACTTTTTAGGAGGCGACCGCCCCAGTCAAACTGCCCGCCTAACAATGTCCCGTGGCCAGTTTCATGGCCTCCGGTTAGAATCTCAGTACTGTCAGGGTGGTATCCCAAGGATGACTCCGCTAGGGCTGACGCCCTAGTTTCTAAGTCTCCCACCTATCCTGTACAGACAATACCGAAACTCAATGTTAAGCTGCAGTAAAGCTCTACGGGGTCTTTCCGTCCAACTGCGGGTAGCAAGCATCTTCACTTGCACTACAATTTCGCCGGATTTGCTGTTGAGACAGTGCCCAAATCATTACGCCATTCGTGCGGGTCGGAACTTACCCGACAAGGAATTTCGCTACCTTAGGACCGTTATAGTTACGGCCGCCGTTTACTGGGGCTTAAGTTCATACCTTCGCTTGCGCTAAGTATTCCCCTTAACCTTCCAGCACCGGGCAGGCGTCAGCCCCTATACTTCAGCTTTCGCTTTAGCAGAGACCTGTGTTTTTGCTAAACAGTTGCTTGGGCCTATTCTCTGCGGCCGTCCGTAAGGACGGCACCCCTTATCCCGAAGTTACGGGGTCAATTTGCCGAGTTCCTTAACAGCAATTCTTCCGATGGTCTTAGGATTCTCTCCTCACCTACCTGTGTCGGTTTGCGGTACGGGCACCAGTTTCCTCCATAGAGACTTTTCTTGGCAGCGTGGAATCGGATACTTCTTTCTTAGAAAAGAAATCCCTGTAACACCTCAACTAATCCCAGCGGATTTACCTTCTGGGCACG
It encodes the following:
- the fusA gene encoding elongation factor G gives rise to the protein MKNYATKNLRNIGIIGHSGSGKTTLTESILYYTKGTDRFGRVEDGNTISDYDAEEKKRTISINTSIIPCEWNSVKINLVDMPGYFDFIGEVYEGLKAVDVAVIVTSGVSGIQVGTEKSWEYINKCKLPRAFYINKLDRENSNFDKVFKGLNDKFGMSVVPVQYPIGNEENFKGVVNVISGKARIFDYKTKSMKEVEIPEELISKVEECKNMIVEAVAETDEELLDKYFNDGELSDDEIYNGLINGCAQGDIAPVMCGSAVKIIGIETLLEDIVECFPSPEKSASLGARYAKDDSRLEVKIDDKSPLSAFVFKTIADPFVGKLSLFRVMTGKMTSDSVVYNSQKDKNEKIGSMYYLKGKQQIPTSEITAGDIGAVSKLQFTTTGDTLCSRDMSIIFDKVEFPESVMSMAVLPKSKNDEDRISNGLNKLMDEDPTFKVSQDVENAETIISGLGETHLDVIASKLKTKFGTDVELQVPKIPYRETIKKTSDVQGKHKKQSGGHGQYGDVVIKFEPRCDGETDLMFVDKVVGGVVPRQYIPAVEKGLKDCVKHGVLAGYPVIGLKATLHDGSYHSVDSSEMAFKVAASIAYKKGLTEAKPILLEPIMHAEIVVPDEYMGDIIGDINKKRGRVLGMEPCGNNQRIIVEVPQAEMFKYATDLRSMTQARGNFSMKFERYEEVPEVEAKKIICSKKVKLAE